The genomic region tacacacactcactattatcatacacactgtaatcacacatacacacactcactattatcatacacactataatcacacgcactataatcacacatacacacactcactattatCACAcgcactataatcacacatacacacactcactattatcatacacactataatcacacatacacacactcactataatcatacaaactataatcacacacacacactcactataatcacatacacacacactcactacaatcacacacactataatcacacacacacactcactataatcacatacacacacactcactataatcacacagactataatcacacacacacactcactataatcacacacactataatcacacacactataatcacacacactataatcacacacactataatcacacacactcactataatcacacacactcactataatcacacagactataatcacacacactcactataatcacacagactataatcacacacacacacactcactataatcacatacacacacactcactataatcacacagactataatcacacacacactcactataatcacacagactataatcacacacacactcactataatcacacagactataatcacacacacactcactataatcacacacacactcactataatcacacacacaatcactataatcacacacactataatcacacacactcactataatcacacacacaatcactataatcacacacactataatcacacacacactcactataatcacacacacactcactataatcacacacacaatcactataatcacacacactataatcacacacacactcactataatcacacacacactcactataatcacaaactataatgacacacacactcactataatcacacactataatcacatacacactcactataatcacacacacactcatgataatcacacacactataatgacacacacacactataatcacacacacacacactcactataatcatacacactataatcacatacacacacactcactataatcatacacactataatcacatacacacacactcactataatcatacacacgataatcacatacacacacactcactataatcatacaaactataatcacacatacacacactcactattatcatacacactataatcacacatacacacactcactattatcatacacactataatcacacgcactataatcacacatacacacactcactattatcatacacactataatcacacatacacacactcactattatcatacacactataatcacacatacacacactcactataatcatacaaactataatcacacacactataatcacatacacacacactcactataatcacatacacacactcactataatcacatacacacacactcaatattatcatacacactataatcacacacacacactcactataatcacacacactataatcacatacacacacactcactataatcacatacacacacactcactataatcacatacacacacactcaatattatcatacacactataatcacacacacacacactcactataatcacactcactataatcacatacacacactcactataatcacatacacacacactcactataatcacacacactataatcacatacacacacactcaatataatcacacacactatattcacatacacacactcactataagcATACaaactataatcacacacacacacacactataatcacacactaaaatcacatacaccacaatcactataatcacacacactataatcatacacacattttaatcacacacacactcactataatcacatacacacacacactcactataatcacacacactacaatcacacacacacacactataatcacacacacactacaatcacacacactataatcacacacactataatcacatacactacaatcacacacacacactcactataatcacacacactataatcacacacaatacaaacacacacactataatcacacacacactataatcacacacactacaatcacacacacacactacaatcacacacacacacacactataatcacacacactataatcacagacacacactataatcacagacacacactataatcacacacacacacactataatcacaaactaaaatcacacacacacacactataatcacacacactacaatcacacacacacacacactacaatcacacacacacacactataatcacacacacacactataatcacacactataatcacacacactataatcacacacacacacacactataatcacacacactacaatcacacacacacacacactacaatcacacacacacacactataatcacacacacacactataatcacacactataatcacacacactataatcacacacacgataatcacacacactataatcacacacactataatcacacacacacactataatcacacacactataatcacacacacacactataatcacacacactataatcacacacacacactataatcacacacactataatcacacacacacactataatcacacacactataatcacctacacacacacactcactataatcacatacacacacactcactataatcacacactataatcacagacacacactataatcacacacacacacactataatcacacaaactaaaatcacacacacacacacactataatcacacacactacaatcacacacacacacacactacaatcacacacacacacactataatcacacacacacactataatcacacactataatcacacacactataatcacacacacacacacactataatcacacacactataatcacacacacacactataatcacacacactataatcacacacacacactataatcacacactataatcacacacactataatcacacacacacactataatcacacactataatcacacacactataatcacacacactataatcacacacactataatcacacacacacactataatcacacacactataatcacacacacacactataatcacacacactataatcacacacacacactataatcacacacactataatcacatacacacacactcactataatcacacacacacactataatcacacacactataatcacacacacacactataatcacacacactataatcacacacacacacactataatcacacacactataatcacctacacacacacaatcactataatcacacacacacacacacacactataatcacacacacacacacactataatcacacacactacaatcataatcacacacactataatcacacacactataatcacacacacacactataatcacacacactacaatcacacacacacactataatcacacacacacacactataatcacacacactataatcacatacactataatcacatacacacacacactataatcacacacactataatcacacacacacactataatcacacacactataatcacacacacacactataatcacacacactataatcacctacacacacacactcactataatcacatacacacacactcactataatcacacactataatcacagacacacactataatcacacacacacacactataatcacacacactataatcacacacactacaatcacacacacacacacactacaatcacacacacacacactataatcacacacacacactataatcacacactataatcacacacactataatcacacacacacacacacactataatcacacacactataatcacacacacacactataatcacacacactataatcacacacacacactataatcacacactataatcacacacactataatcacacacactataatcacacacactataatcacacacacacactataatcacacacactataatcacacacacacactataatcacacacactataatcacacacacactataatcacacacactataatcacctacacacacacactcactataatcacatacacacacactcactataatcacacacacacactataatcacacacactataatcacacacactataatcacacacactataatcacacacacacacactataatcacacacactataatcacctacacacacacaatcactataatcacacacacacacacacacacactataatcacacacacacacacactataatcacacacactacaatcataatcacacacactataatcacacacactataatcacacacacacactataatcacacacactacaatcacacacacacacactataatcacacacacacacactataatcacacacactataatcacatacactataatcacatacacacacacactataatcacacacactataatcacacacacacacacactataatcacacacactataatcacatacactataatcacatacactataatcacatacactataatcacacacactataatcacacacactataatcacacacactataatcacatacactataatcacacacactataatcacacacactataatcacacacacacacacacacactataatcacatacactataatcacacacactataatcacacacactataatcacatacactataatcacatacactataatcacacacactataatcacatacactataatcacacacactataatcacatacactataatcacacacactataatcacatacactataatcacatacactataatcacacacacacacacacacacacactataatcacacacactataatcacacacacacacacacacacacacacacacacactataatcacacacactataatcacacacacacacacacactataatcacatacactataatcacatacactataatcacatacactataatcacatacactataatcacacacacacacacacactataatcacacacactataatcacatacactataatcacatacactataatcacacacactataatcacatacactataatcacacacactataatcacatacactataatcacatacactataatcacacacacacacacacacactataatcacacacactataatcacacacacacacacacactataatcacacacacacacacactataatcacacacacacacacacacacacacacacacacactataatcacacacacacacacacacacacacacacacactataatcacacacactataatcacatacacacacacacacacactataatcacacacactataatcacacacacacacacactataatcacacacacacacacacacacacacacactataatcacatacactataatcacatacacacacacactataatcacatacactataatcacatacacacacacactataatcacatacactataatcacatacactataatcacatacacacacacactataatcacatacactataatcacatacactataatcacatacactataatcacatacacacacactataatcacacacactataatcacacacacacacacactataatcacatacacacacactcactataatcacacacactatcatcacacacacactcactataatcacatacacacacactcactacaatcacacagactataatcacacacacactcactataatcacatacacacacactcactataatcacacacactataatcacacacacactcactataatcacacagactataatcacacacacacactcactataatcacacactataatcacacacacacactcactataatcacatacacacacactcactataatcacacacactataatcacacacacactcactataatcacacactataatgacacacacactataatcacacacactataatcacatacacactcactataatcacacacactataatcacatacacacactataatcacacacactataatcacatacacactcactataatcacacacacactcatgataatcatacacactataatgacacacacactcactataatcacacacactataatcacatacacacacactcattataatgacacacactataatgacacacacactcactataatcacacacactataatgacacacacactcactataatcacacacactataatcacacacacactcactataatcacacacacactcactataatcacacagactataatcacacacacacacacacacacactataatcacacacactataatcacacacacactcactataatcacacacactcactataatcacacacacactcactataatcacacacactataatcccacacacactcactataatcacacacactcactataatcacacacacacacacacacactataatcacacacactataatcacacacactcactataatcacacacacactcactataatcacacagactataatcacatacacacacactcactataatcacacacactttaatcacacacacactcactataatcacactcactataatcacacacacactcactataatcacacacacacacacacacactataatcacacacactataatcacacacacactcactataatcacacacacactcactataatcacacagactataatcacatacacacacactcactataatcacacacactttaatcacacacacactcactataatcacacacacactataatcacacacacactcactataatcacacacacactcactataatcacacacactcactataatcacacagactataatcacacacacactcactataatcacacacacacacacacacacacacactataatcacacacactataatcacacacacactcactataatcacacacacactcactataatcacacagactataatcacatacacacacacacactttaatcacacacacactcactataatcacacactcactataatcacacacacactcactataatcacacacactcactataatcacacagactataatcacacacacactcactataatcacacacacacacacacacacacactataatcacacacactataatcacacacacactcactataatcacacacacactcactataatcacacagactataatcacatacacacacacacactttaatcacacacacactcactataatcacacacactataatcacacacacactcactataatcacacacacactcactataatcacacactcttgCTCATGAATCACATCAGTACTGTTAAATTGTATCTTTATTAAAACTTTGATCATATTTTTCGTGCTTTGTTTTTGACCTCATCACCGACACTGTGTAACTTTATTCATTATAAATGTTCATGTTTACTCCAGCTGTGATCGTGTCCTGTAAAGTTCGGTCCAGTTTGGGGTTTCAGCTCCACCCACTATCAGGGTGTGAGGGTGGGTGTGGCCACAGCACACAGCATGAGGATGGAGAGCAGGTGTTGgctgtatgtgtaggtgtgtgtgtgtgctgtggagcgtgtgtgtggagGGCGTGGCCCGTTACACAGCGGGGTGTTACAGCAGCTGATGCACACAGAGCCGACGCGACCCGGAGAACAGAATCGCTGATACCCTGCTGAGGCGATCAGACACGTGGTGTAGGACGCACACGCCTTCCTGTAGAACACACCTGAGGAGGACAACACTTTACTCACTGACCCTGAAAACAGGACCAACAGGTGGAAAGAAGCTGATCATTACCTTATCACATCGGAGAGACAGTCTGGTCTGTTCTTCTgctgatctgtctgtctgtcctttcgCCTGTTTGCCTGTccttctgcctgtctgtctgtcctgtcccctgtctgtctgtcctttcacctgtctgcctgtcctttcccctgtctgtctgtccttctgcctgcttgtctgtccttctgtcttttATGTGTAACCACAAATTCCCTCCCCTcatgtgtgcctctctctctctctctctgtctgtctgtctgtctgtctgtctctctctctctctctctctctctcactcaaccCCACCCCCTGCCCCCATCCACACCATAGGACATATCACGTGACGTTTTATAACTTTGTGTGAGAAATGGAAGTTTAGTGTTTAATGCAGAGGTGTTTGATATTCATGAGTGATTTATATTCTCACCTCAATTAGGCTTCTgggtaaaaatgaaatattcatatttaaagGTCAGCTTTCATTGactggtaaataaaaaaattgaataatACATAAGCAAGTGAATTAAACGTATAAATAAAAGTGAGATGCAGCTTTTAATaccaaaatattatataattcaAAAGCTTTAACTCCTAGTGTCCAATGCTTAACAGTAGGAGTGTgtctacagggtggtgtgttacactgtaacactgtgagtgtctacagggtggtgtgttacactgtaacagtgtgagtgtctacagggtagtgtgttacactgtaacagtgtgagtgtctacagggtggtgtgttacactgtaacagtgtgagtgtctacagagtggtgtgttacactgtaatagtgGGAGTGTGTctacagagtggtgtgttacactgtaacagtgggagtgtgtctacagagtggtgtgttacactgtaacagtgagTGTCTACAGAGTCGTGTGTTATACtataacagtgtgagtgtctacagggtggtgtgttacactgtaacagtgtgagtgtctacagggtggtgtgttatACTGTAACAGTGGGAGTGTGTctacagagtggtgtgttacactgtaatagtgGGAGTGTGTctacagagtggtgtgttacactgtaatagtgGGAGTGTGTctacagagtggtgtgttacactgtaatagtgGGAGTGTGTctacagagtggtgtgttacactgtaatagtgGGAGTGTGTctacagagtggtgtgttacactgtaacagtgggagtgtgtctacagagtggtgtgttacactaacagtgtgagtgtctacagggtggtgtgttatactgtaacagtgtgagtgtctacacagtggtgtgttacactgtaatagtgtgagtgtctacagagtggtgtgttacactgtaacagtgtgagtgtctacagggtggtgtgttacactgtaacagtgtgagtgtctacagggtggtgtgttacactgtaacagtgtgagtgtctacagggtggtgtgttacactgtaacagtgtgagtgtctacagggtggtgtgttacactgtaacagtgtgagtgtctacagggtggtgtgt from Hemibagrus wyckioides isolate EC202008001 linkage group LG21, SWU_Hwy_1.0, whole genome shotgun sequence harbors:
- the LOC131342819 gene encoding ly6/PLAUR domain-containing protein 1-like — protein: MRALCVFTCLSVCVFTSVCPLQMQCYQCEETQLNNDCSAATFIRNCTANIQDACQKEVMENTHGVFYRKACASYTTCLIASAGYQRFCSPGRVGSVCISCCNTPLCNGPRPPHTRSTAHTHTYTYSQHLLSILMLCAVATPTLTP